From Bombyx mori chromosome 10, ASM3026992v2, a single genomic window includes:
- the Cyp18a1 gene encoding cytochrome P450 18a1, giving the protein MITMLTNSKILWALWQVMNYCVSRTSVMLIIVTCTALLLTQFLKLVRDIRKLPPGPWGPPVVGYLPFLGVRHKTFLQLARNYGALFSARLGNQLTIVMSDYKIIREAFRREEFTGRPSTPLMHTLDGLGIINSEGRLWKNQRRFLHEKLREFGMTYMGNGKKLMEDRIKNEIHELIVSLHRAQGAPIDVNPLLALCVSNVICGITMSVRFSNGDVRFERLNHLIEEGMRLFGEVHYGEYIPLYNYLPGKALAQEKVAKNRDEMFAFYQTLIDEHRETLDINNARDLIDVYLIEIEKAKSEGRAGELFEGRDHELQLKQILGDLFSAGMETIKSSLLWMIVFMLRNPDVKRRVQEELDAVIGRERLPSIDDISSLPYTETTILETLRLSSIVPLATTHSPTRDVQINGYKIPAGSQVIPLINCVHMDPNLWDEPNKFNPSRFIDATGKIRRPEYFMPFGVGRRMCLGDVLARKEMFMFFSCMMHQFDLEMAEGDALPSLEGIVGATIAPKAFRVKFLARSPVPLVPTTLSADSSHLRHVGSH; this is encoded by the exons ATGATAACTATGCTTACGAATTCGAAAATTCTGTGGGCGCTTTGGCAAGTGATGAACTATTGTGTATCTCGTACGTCGGTGATGCTGATCATTGTAACCTGCACGGCGTTGTTGTTGACTCAATTCCTGAAGCTAGTACGTGACATTCGCAAGTTGCCCCCGGGACCGTGGGGACCACCCGTCGTCGGCTACCTACCTTTTCTCGGAGTCCGGCACAAGACGTTCCTTCAATTGGCCAGAAACTATGGAGCTCTCTTCTCTGCGCGACTCGGAAACCAATTGACCATCGTTATGAGTGACTACAAAATTATCAGAGAAGCCTTCCGACGCGAAGAATTCACCGGTCGTCCCAGCACTCCCTTAATGCATACTTTAGATGGTCTTG GCATCATCAATAGCGAGGGCCGCCTCTGGAAAAATCAACGACGGTTCTTGCACGAAAAACTACGGGAGTTCGGCATGACTTACATGGGAAACGGCAAAAAACTAATGGAGGATAGAATCAAG aatgAAATCCACGAGCTGATTGTAAGCCTGCATCGAGCGCAAGGCGCACCTATTGACGTAAATCCTCTCCTTGCGCTGTGCGTGTCCAACGTTATCTGCGGTATCACGATGTCGGTCCGTTTTAGTAACGGCGATGTACGCTTCGAGAGACTCAATCATCTTATCGAAGAAGGAATGAGACTTTTCGGAGAAGTTCACTACGGAGAATACATTCCTCTGTATAAT tatCTACCTGGAAAAGCTCTAGCTCAAGAAAAGGTCGCAAAAAATCGCGATGAAATGTTCGCGTTCTATCAAACATTGATAGACGAGCACCGCGAAACTCTGGACATCAATAATGCCAGAGACCTTATCGATGTCTACTTAATTGAAATCGAGAAGGCGAAGAGCGAGGGCAGGGCCGGCGAACTCTTCGAAGGAAGAGATCATG aattacaattaaaacaaatacttGGAGATCTTTTCTCTGCTGGTATGGAAACCATAAAGTCGTCGCTTCTGTGGATGATAGTATTCATGTTGCGAAACCCAGACGTGAAAAGGCGTGTACAAGAAGAACTCGATGCGGTCATTGGCCGAGAACGTCTCCCTTCTATTGACGACATATCTAGTCTTCCATACACCGAAACTACAATTTTGGAAACGCTAAGATTATCAAGCATTGTTCCTTTGGCAACCACACATTCTCCGACTAG ggATGTGCAAATCAACGGCTATAAGATTCCGGCGGGTTCTCAGGTTATACCACTTATTAACTGCGTGCACATGGATCCGAATCTCTGGGATGAACCAAACAAATTCAATCCTAGTAGATTCATCGACGCGACCGgcaagataagacgtccggaatATTTCATGCCATTCGGGGTCGGCCGAAGAATGTGTTTGGGCGACGTATTGGCCCGCAAAGAGATGTTCATGTTCTTTTCGTGTATGATGCACCAATTCGACTTGGAAATGGCTGAAGGTGACGCATTACCTTCGCTGGAGGGCATAGTAGGTGCTACAATTGCACCGAAAGCTTTTCGTGTGAAATTTTTGGCTCGTTCACCAGTACCCTTAGTACCGACTACGCTCTCTGCAGATAGCTCTCATCTTCGTCATGTCGGCTCACATTAA